A region of Rhodoferax potami DNA encodes the following proteins:
- a CDS encoding alpha-galactosidase: protein MSTHAPEASANFTTLHGTHTSVVLEVRPGEAPLWRYWGPRLPDNCVPLAPLRDGRAIPPSSMEFDQPLTVAPTFGVGWYMQSALLAHRSGQQFAQQFTHCEVETLLTGKRIAIHLTDSVAQLRLTLHMALDAHDVLQLSSTLANDGPDVLDVHWLTAGTVPLPGNAQAVRSYTGQWANEFQLQVDSLSRSTWQRENRRGRTSHDSFPGAVVTTPGSTEHVGTVYGAHLAWSGNHRQAIEWLHDGQYQWQMGEWLAPGEVRLGAGERLQTPTLFASCSVQGLNGLAANFHASVRSRLPWPGGRMRPRPVHLNTWEAVYFDHRTDDIRALAEAAASVGVERFVLDDGWFQGRHSDRAALGDWWPDPAKYPDGLQPLARHVNQLGMEFGLWVEPEMVNPDSQLFLTHPDWALQLESRPLLTMRNQLVLDVARPEVADYLFAKLHALLSNVPIAYLKWDMNRDLTTAGDALGRPAYRRFVHALYALVDRVRAAHPQLEIESCASGGARLDMGVLAHTHRVWTSDCNDALSRVAIQRGALQFLPPEILGAHIGPAPAHTTGRSQSLNFRAGVALSGHLGIEADVRHMSDEDRMALGRWVGMYKQLRNRLHTGQVWLGEVGDGVVWQAHGDAGASEILLLVYRTTPTTHRNTPPLRLPMLRPAAHYTIERLDPTPPEWTSSPLNDAALAAGAQAALPPTAHGAWLAAVGLPLPRMYAESALIYRLRFIPQ from the coding sequence ATGAGCACCCACGCACCCGAGGCTTCTGCCAACTTCACCACCCTGCATGGCACCCACACCAGCGTGGTGCTGGAGGTGCGCCCGGGTGAGGCGCCGCTGTGGCGCTACTGGGGCCCACGCCTGCCGGACAACTGTGTGCCCCTGGCTCCGCTGCGCGATGGCAGGGCCATCCCGCCCAGCAGCATGGAGTTCGACCAGCCGCTGACCGTGGCCCCCACTTTCGGCGTGGGCTGGTACATGCAAAGCGCCTTGCTGGCCCACCGTAGCGGCCAGCAGTTTGCGCAACAGTTCACCCATTGCGAGGTGGAGACCCTGCTCACCGGCAAGCGCATTGCCATCCACCTCACTGATAGCGTGGCGCAACTGCGCCTCACGCTGCACATGGCGCTGGACGCGCACGATGTGCTGCAGCTCAGCAGCACCCTGGCGAACGACGGGCCCGATGTACTGGACGTGCACTGGCTGACCGCAGGCACCGTGCCGCTGCCCGGCAACGCCCAGGCAGTGCGCTCTTACACCGGCCAATGGGCCAACGAATTTCAGTTGCAGGTGGATTCCCTCTCGCGCAGCACCTGGCAGCGCGAGAACCGGCGCGGCCGCACCTCGCACGACAGCTTTCCCGGTGCCGTAGTCACCACGCCCGGCAGCACCGAACACGTGGGTACGGTGTATGGCGCGCACCTGGCGTGGTCAGGCAACCACCGCCAGGCCATCGAATGGCTGCACGACGGGCAATACCAATGGCAAATGGGCGAGTGGCTGGCCCCCGGCGAAGTGCGCTTGGGCGCAGGCGAGCGCCTGCAAACGCCCACCCTGTTTGCCAGCTGCTCGGTGCAGGGCCTGAACGGCCTGGCCGCCAACTTTCACGCCAGCGTGCGCAGCCGCCTGCCTTGGCCCGGTGGCCGCATGCGCCCGCGCCCGGTGCACCTCAACACCTGGGAAGCGGTGTACTTTGACCACCGCACCGACGACATCCGCGCACTGGCCGAAGCCGCCGCCAGCGTGGGCGTGGAGCGCTTTGTACTGGACGACGGCTGGTTTCAGGGCCGCCACAGCGACCGCGCCGCCCTGGGCGACTGGTGGCCCGACCCCGCCAAATACCCCGACGGCCTGCAACCCCTGGCCCGCCATGTGAACCAGCTGGGCATGGAGTTCGGCCTGTGGGTCGAGCCGGAAATGGTCAACCCCGACAGCCAGCTCTTCCTCACCCACCCTGACTGGGCGCTGCAGCTGGAAAGCCGCCCTCTGCTCACCATGCGCAACCAGCTGGTGCTGGACGTAGCCCGCCCCGAGGTGGCCGACTACCTGTTTGCCAAACTGCACGCGCTCTTGAGCAACGTGCCGATTGCCTACCTCAAGTGGGACATGAACCGCGACCTCACCACCGCTGGCGACGCGCTGGGCCGCCCCGCCTACCGCCGGTTTGTGCACGCGCTGTATGCGCTAGTGGACCGGGTGCGCGCCGCCCACCCGCAGCTGGAGATTGAAAGCTGCGCCTCTGGCGGCGCCCGGCTGGACATGGGCGTGCTCGCCCACACCCACCGCGTCTGGACCAGCGACTGCAACGACGCACTCTCGCGCGTGGCCATCCAGCGTGGCGCGCTGCAGTTTTTGCCGCCCGAGATTCTGGGCGCCCACATCGGCCCCGCGCCCGCACACACCACCGGCCGCAGCCAGAGCCTGAACTTCCGTGCCGGTGTGGCGTTGAGCGGGCACCTTGGCATAGAGGCCGACGTGCGCCACATGAGCGATGAGGACCGCATGGCCCTGGGCCGCTGGGTGGGCATGTACAAGCAGCTGCGCAACCGCCTGCACACCGGCCAGGTGTGGCTGGGCGAGGTGGGCGACGGCGTGGTCTGGCAAGCGCATGGCGATGCCGGTGCCAGCGAAATTCTGCTGCTGGTGTACCGCACCACGCCCACCACCCACCGCAACACGCCGCCCTTGCGCCTGCCCATGCTGCGCCCGGCGGCGCACTACACCATCGAGCGGCTGGACCCCACCCCGCCCGAGTGGACCAGCAGCCCGCTCAACGATGCCGCGCTGGCCGCCGGTGCCCAAGCCGCCCTTCCGCCCACCGCCCACGGCGCGTGGCTGGCCGCAGTGGGCTTGCCGCTGCCACGGATGTACGCGGAGAGCGCGCTGATCTACCGGTTGCGGTTCATCCCGCAATAG
- a CDS encoding ABC transporter ATP-binding protein translates to MADVKLTQVRKSFGEIDIIRGVDLDIKHGEFVVFVGPSGCGKSTLLRAISGLEDITSGELRIGDQVMNHVDPSKRGIAMVFQSYALYPHMTVRENMGFALKHAGVAKDVVKSKVDAAAKILGLEPLMDRKPKALSGGQRQRVAIGRAIVRDPQVFLFDEPLSNLDAELRVHMRIEIARLHRELGSTIIYVTHDQVEAMTLADKIVVLRAGVVEQVGAPLELYDNPANTFVAGFIGSPRMNFFEGKVTGHASVNGGNGCQISLNGFDNTTIQLPLGGSLPAVGSEVSVGVRPEHFQEQGDTVLPVTIDMLEHLGGETFTYARSSGGVMVVIESKNGRELRSGQAMEARFDATKALLFDKSGARIYGS, encoded by the coding sequence ATGGCAGACGTCAAACTCACCCAGGTCCGCAAATCATTCGGCGAGATCGACATCATCCGGGGCGTGGACCTCGACATCAAACACGGCGAATTCGTGGTGTTCGTGGGCCCCTCGGGCTGCGGCAAGTCCACGCTGTTGCGCGCCATCTCGGGCCTGGAAGACATCACCAGCGGCGAGCTGCGCATCGGCGACCAGGTGATGAACCATGTGGACCCGTCCAAGCGCGGCATTGCCATGGTGTTCCAGAGCTACGCGCTCTACCCGCACATGACAGTGCGCGAAAACATGGGCTTTGCCCTCAAGCATGCTGGTGTGGCCAAAGACGTGGTCAAGAGCAAGGTGGACGCCGCCGCCAAGATTCTGGGCCTGGAGCCGCTGATGGACCGCAAGCCCAAGGCCCTGTCGGGCGGGCAGCGCCAGCGCGTGGCCATCGGCCGCGCCATCGTGCGCGACCCGCAAGTGTTCTTGTTTGATGAGCCTCTTTCCAACCTCGACGCCGAGCTGCGCGTACACATGCGCATAGAGATTGCGCGCCTGCACCGCGAGCTCGGCAGCACCATCATCTACGTGACGCACGATCAGGTAGAGGCCATGACCCTGGCCGACAAAATCGTGGTGTTGCGCGCCGGTGTGGTCGAGCAAGTGGGCGCGCCGCTGGAGCTGTATGACAACCCGGCCAACACCTTTGTGGCCGGCTTCATCGGCTCGCCGCGCATGAACTTCTTTGAAGGCAAGGTCACCGGCCACGCCTCCGTGAACGGCGGCAATGGCTGCCAGATCAGCCTCAACGGTTTTGACAACACCACCATCCAGCTGCCCCTGGGCGGCTCCTTGCCGGCCGTAGGCAGCGAGGTGTCGGTAGGTGTGCGGCCCGAGCACTTCCAGGAGCAGGGCGATACCGTCCTGCCCGTCACCATCGACATGCTGGAACACCTGGGCGGCGAGACCTTTACCTACGCCCGCTCCAGCGGCGGCGTGATGGTGGTTATCGAGAGCAAAAACGGCCGCGAACTGCGCTCCGGCCAGGCCATGGAAGCCCGCTTTGATGCTACAAAGGCCTTGTTGTTCGACAAGAGCGGCGCCCGCATTTACGGCTCATGA
- a CDS encoding rhodanese-like domain-containing protein yields the protein MKTLVANITLALTMSLGALSAQAKDVIIDVRSPQEFAAGHVEGAINIEHGNIAQEIAKAGVGKDDTVLLYCQSGRRSSIALDTLKGLGFSKAENVGGIEQARKTLAKK from the coding sequence ATGAAAACACTCGTCGCCAACATCACACTCGCCCTCACCATGTCCTTGGGGGCCCTCTCGGCCCAGGCCAAAGACGTCATCATCGATGTGCGCAGCCCGCAAGAGTTTGCCGCCGGGCATGTGGAAGGCGCTATCAACATCGAACACGGCAACATCGCCCAAGAGATTGCCAAAGCCGGTGTGGGCAAAGACGACACCGTGCTGCTGTACTGCCAGAGTGGCCGGCGCAGCAGCATCGCGCTGGACACGCTCAAGGGCCTGGGCTTTAGCAAGGCCGAGAACGTGGGCGGCATCGAGCAGGCCCGCAAAACCCTGGCCAAAAAGTAA